A region from the Dysidea avara chromosome 15, odDysAvar1.4, whole genome shotgun sequence genome encodes:
- the LOC136245356 gene encoding synaptic vesicle 2-related protein-like isoform X2, whose amino-acid sequence MADIARSLAISGSFSHALSSTLRKQALEESELLEVFTVEEAVNKMGFGVFQLIVALLAGFVWVVEAFEVMILSILSAAVKCDWDLSSVEEATITTVVFLGFLFGSPTWGFAADRFGRKKVLGVVLLTVFTFGMISAFAPNFPCLLLFRGLVGFGAGGIFLAPAYCLEFLPAKSRAVTFCLLEIAWAGGAILEALLALTVMTKFPSEHPWRWLLGFSAIPLLFPLTVLVFMPESPRYLIYKGEEDKAKKVLTLVAKINCSRLIPGRLVTQEVKENILKEQSYIAASSALVESSFYEDRRSTQNAVYGTTLAGDEASPHEDKEFTDDYPIIDKSDKSQTYSVSDCNKCSWSYMKKLIVNKLVSYYHWKLILFKNGWWRTTMLLWYLWFAGNVMYYGGILLTTSLFQNDEHCGLKSGEGNTTVCRRLSSQDYVDIVWTTCAEFPGAVWVIFLLLVLGRKKSMAVNTFLAACCLNLLFICASKTVLTVFLFGVRCFGTAYFQSIGLYTAEVYPTAIRAFGVALCSSAGRIGGMIAPYIAQTLLAYNSYAAIGTLIGISVLSSLTALLLPIETKGRPMKDSGG is encoded by the exons ATGGCCGATATTGCACGGAGTTTGGCAATATCAGGCTCTTTTTCACACG CTCTATCATCCACGCTGCGAAAACAAGCCCTAGAAG AAAGTGAATTACTTGAAGTGTTTACAGTTGAGGAGGCTGTTAATAAAATGGGATTTGGTGTGTTTCAGCTAATAGTAGCTTTACTGGCAGGCTTCGTCTGG GTGGTTGAAGCCTTTGAAGTGATGATATTATCCATCTTATCAGCTGCTGTCAAATGTGACTGGGACTTGAGCTCTGTAGAAGAAGCCACCATCACCACG GTTGTGTTTTTGGGGTTTCTCTTTGGTTCCCCAACATGGGGATTTGCAGCAGACAGGTTTGGCAGGAAGAAG GTGCTGGGTGTAGTATTGCTAACTGTGTTCACATTTGGAATGATCAGTGCTTTTGCTCCAAACTTTCCTTGTCTCTTGTTATTCCGAGGATTAGTAGGATTTGGAGCAGGAGGAATATTTTTAGC TCCTGCATACTGCCTGGAATTTCTCCCTGCCAAATCTAGAGCTGTAACATTTTGCTTGCTAGAG ATTGCGTGGGCAGGAGGAGCCATCTTGGAGGCACTATTGGCATTGACTGTGATGACTAAGTTCCCCTCAGAACACCCGTGGAGATGGCTACTAGGATTTTCTGCCATACCGCTATTGTTCCCTCTGACAGTACTTGTA TTCATGCCAGAGTCCCCAAGATACTTAATCTACAAAGGTGAAGAGGACAAAGCAAAGAAGGTGTTAACTCTCGTAGCTAAGATTAACTGTAGCCGATTGATACCTGGAAGACTTGTCACTCAGGAAGTGAAAGAGAATATATTAAAAGAGCAGAGTTACATCGCAGCAAGTAGTGCTCTAGTGGAGTCTTCATTCTATGAGGATAGGAGATCAACACAAAACGCTGTTTATGGAACAACATTGGCAGGAGACGAAGCATCTCCTCATGAAGACAAAGAATTTACTGATGACTATCCGATTATTGATAAGTCTGATAAATCACAGACATATTCTGTTAGTGACTGTAACAAATGCTCATGGTCCTATATGAAGAAGTTGATTGTCAACAAACTAGTAAGCTATTATCACTGGAAACTAATCCTGTTCAAGAATGGATGGTGGAGGACTACAATGTTGTTGTGGTACTTGTG GTTTGCAGGAAATGTCATGTACTATGGAGGTATCCTATTGACTACATCATTGTTCCAAAATGATGAGCACTGTG GGCTGAAGAGTGGTGAAGGTAACACTACTGTGTGCAGGAGGTTGAGCAGTCAAGATTATGTTGATATTGTGTGGACCACTTGTGCTGAATTCCCAG GTGCTGTGTGGGTTATTTTTTTGCTACTTGTCTTGGGGAGGAAGAAGTCAATGGCAGTCAACACATTTCTAGCTGCTTGCTGTTTAAatctgctcttcatttgtgccagcAA AACTGTTCTGACTGTTTTCTTGTTTGGAGTTCGTTGTTTTGGCACTGCTTATTTTCAGTCGATTGGTCTATATACTGCTGAG GTGTACCCAACTGCCATAAGAGCATTTGGCGTGGCATTGTGTTCTTCTGCTGGTCGTATAGGAGGAATGATTGCTCCATATATTGCTCAG ACATTACTGGCGTACAACTCATATGCAGCCATTGGTACTCTAATTGGAATCTCAGTGTTATCATCACTGACAGCACTACTGTTACCCATAGAGACTAAAGGACGACCAATGAAG gaTTCTGGAGGGTGa
- the LOC136245356 gene encoding synaptic vesicle 2-related protein-like isoform X1 encodes MADIARSLAISGSFSHGDGKRNILRDATTEEISQRLALSSTLRKQALEESELLEVFTVEEAVNKMGFGVFQLIVALLAGFVWVVEAFEVMILSILSAAVKCDWDLSSVEEATITTVVFLGFLFGSPTWGFAADRFGRKKVLGVVLLTVFTFGMISAFAPNFPCLLLFRGLVGFGAGGIFLAPAYCLEFLPAKSRAVTFCLLEIAWAGGAILEALLALTVMTKFPSEHPWRWLLGFSAIPLLFPLTVLVFMPESPRYLIYKGEEDKAKKVLTLVAKINCSRLIPGRLVTQEVKENILKEQSYIAASSALVESSFYEDRRSTQNAVYGTTLAGDEASPHEDKEFTDDYPIIDKSDKSQTYSVSDCNKCSWSYMKKLIVNKLVSYYHWKLILFKNGWWRTTMLLWYLWFAGNVMYYGGILLTTSLFQNDEHCGLKSGEGNTTVCRRLSSQDYVDIVWTTCAEFPGAVWVIFLLLVLGRKKSMAVNTFLAACCLNLLFICASKTVLTVFLFGVRCFGTAYFQSIGLYTAEVYPTAIRAFGVALCSSAGRIGGMIAPYIAQTLLAYNSYAAIGTLIGISVLSSLTALLLPIETKGRPMKDSGG; translated from the exons ATGGCCGATATTGCACGGAGTTTGGCAATATCAGGCTCTTTTTCACACGGTGATGGTAAGAGAAACATATTGAGAGATGCGACAACCGAAGAAATCTCACAACGATTAGCTCTATCATCCACGCTGCGAAAACAAGCCCTAGAAG AAAGTGAATTACTTGAAGTGTTTACAGTTGAGGAGGCTGTTAATAAAATGGGATTTGGTGTGTTTCAGCTAATAGTAGCTTTACTGGCAGGCTTCGTCTGG GTGGTTGAAGCCTTTGAAGTGATGATATTATCCATCTTATCAGCTGCTGTCAAATGTGACTGGGACTTGAGCTCTGTAGAAGAAGCCACCATCACCACG GTTGTGTTTTTGGGGTTTCTCTTTGGTTCCCCAACATGGGGATTTGCAGCAGACAGGTTTGGCAGGAAGAAG GTGCTGGGTGTAGTATTGCTAACTGTGTTCACATTTGGAATGATCAGTGCTTTTGCTCCAAACTTTCCTTGTCTCTTGTTATTCCGAGGATTAGTAGGATTTGGAGCAGGAGGAATATTTTTAGC TCCTGCATACTGCCTGGAATTTCTCCCTGCCAAATCTAGAGCTGTAACATTTTGCTTGCTAGAG ATTGCGTGGGCAGGAGGAGCCATCTTGGAGGCACTATTGGCATTGACTGTGATGACTAAGTTCCCCTCAGAACACCCGTGGAGATGGCTACTAGGATTTTCTGCCATACCGCTATTGTTCCCTCTGACAGTACTTGTA TTCATGCCAGAGTCCCCAAGATACTTAATCTACAAAGGTGAAGAGGACAAAGCAAAGAAGGTGTTAACTCTCGTAGCTAAGATTAACTGTAGCCGATTGATACCTGGAAGACTTGTCACTCAGGAAGTGAAAGAGAATATATTAAAAGAGCAGAGTTACATCGCAGCAAGTAGTGCTCTAGTGGAGTCTTCATTCTATGAGGATAGGAGATCAACACAAAACGCTGTTTATGGAACAACATTGGCAGGAGACGAAGCATCTCCTCATGAAGACAAAGAATTTACTGATGACTATCCGATTATTGATAAGTCTGATAAATCACAGACATATTCTGTTAGTGACTGTAACAAATGCTCATGGTCCTATATGAAGAAGTTGATTGTCAACAAACTAGTAAGCTATTATCACTGGAAACTAATCCTGTTCAAGAATGGATGGTGGAGGACTACAATGTTGTTGTGGTACTTGTG GTTTGCAGGAAATGTCATGTACTATGGAGGTATCCTATTGACTACATCATTGTTCCAAAATGATGAGCACTGTG GGCTGAAGAGTGGTGAAGGTAACACTACTGTGTGCAGGAGGTTGAGCAGTCAAGATTATGTTGATATTGTGTGGACCACTTGTGCTGAATTCCCAG GTGCTGTGTGGGTTATTTTTTTGCTACTTGTCTTGGGGAGGAAGAAGTCAATGGCAGTCAACACATTTCTAGCTGCTTGCTGTTTAAatctgctcttcatttgtgccagcAA AACTGTTCTGACTGTTTTCTTGTTTGGAGTTCGTTGTTTTGGCACTGCTTATTTTCAGTCGATTGGTCTATATACTGCTGAG GTGTACCCAACTGCCATAAGAGCATTTGGCGTGGCATTGTGTTCTTCTGCTGGTCGTATAGGAGGAATGATTGCTCCATATATTGCTCAG ACATTACTGGCGTACAACTCATATGCAGCCATTGGTACTCTAATTGGAATCTCAGTGTTATCATCACTGACAGCACTACTGTTACCCATAGAGACTAAAGGACGACCAATGAAG gaTTCTGGAGGGTGa
- the LOC136245353 gene encoding synaptic vesicle 2-related protein-like gives MVDIAQSLIASGSFSNDDVKQSKSKNAVCEEASQRLALSSTLCKQEDNEILEVFTVEEAVNKMGFGIFQLIVSLLAGFMWVVEAFEVMILSILSAAVKCDWDLNSAEEATITTVVFLGFLLGSPTWGFAADRFGRKKVLGAVLLTVFTFGMISAFAPNFPCLLLFRGFVGFGAGGGFLAPAYCLEFLPAKSRAITYCLLEVAWALGAILEALLALAVMTNFPEQHAWRWLLGFSAIPLLCPLAILIFMPESPRYLIYKGEEEKAKKVLTFVAKINCSRLIPGRLVTQEVKESVLKERSYLKASNGLMESSFTEVRRQSSSASNSGSSYGALSGEETPPLEDETFNDGRPTIDMSDIRRLLERSRTCSIDDYNKCSCFYLRKLIINKLVNYYHWILILFKNGWWRTTLLLWYLWFAGNVTYYGGTLLTTSLFQNDKHCGLKDDEDNTTVCRRLSSQDYVDIVWTTCAEFPGVVWVIFLLLILGRKKSMAITTFLAACCFNLLFICTSKTVLTIILFGIRCFATAYFQSIGLYAPEVYPTAIRAFGVSLCSSAGRIGGMIAPFIAQTLLAYNSYATIGILIGISVLSSLAALLLPIETKGRPMKDSGG, from the exons ATGGTCGATATTGCACAGAGCTTGATAGCATCGGGCTCGTTTTCTAACGATGATGTTAAGCAAAGCAAATCGAAAAATGCGGTCTGCGAAGAAGCGTCACAACGACTAGCGCTGTCATCCACGCTGTGCAAACAAGAAG ATAATGAAATACTTGAAGTCTTCACAGTTGAGGAGGCTGTTAATAAGATGGGATTTGGTATATTTCAACTCATAGTATCATTACTAGCTGGCTTCATGTGG GTAGTTGAAGCCTTTGAAGTGATGATATTATCCATCTTATCAGCTGCTGTCAAGTGTGACTGGGACTTGAACTCTGCAGAAGAAGCCACCATTACAACA GTTGTGTTTTTAGGATTTCTTCTTGGATCTCCAACATGGGGTTTTGCAGCAGACAGGTTTGGCAGGAAGAAG GTACTGGGGGCAGTGTTGCTAACTGTGTTCACATTTGGAATGATCAGTGCTTTTGCTCCAAACTTTCCTTGTCTCTTGTTATTCCGAGGATTTGTAGGATTTGGTGCAGGAGGAGGATTTTTAGC TCCTGCGTACTGTCTGGAGTTTCTCCCTGCCAAATCCAGGGCCATAACATATTGCTTGCTAGAG GTTGCATGGGCATTGGGAGCCATCTTGGAGGCACTATTGGCATTGGCAGTGATGACCAATTTCCCTGAACAACATGCTTGGAGATGGCTGCTGGGATTTTCTGCTATACCACTGCTGTGTCCTCTGGCCATACTCATA TTCATGCCAGAGTCCCCAAGATACTTAATCTATAAAGGTGAAGAGGAGAAAGCAAAGAAGGTGTTAACGTTTGTAGCTAAGATAAACTGTAGCCGATTGATACCCGGAAGACTGGTCACTCAGGAAGTGAAAGAGAGTGTTTTAAAAGAGCGGAGTTATCTTAAGGCAAGCAATGGGTTAATGGAGTCGTCATTCACTGAAGTTAGAAGGCAATCCAGCTCAGCATCAAACTCCGGTTCTAGTTATGGAGCATTATCTGGTGAAGAAACACCTCCTCTGGAAGATGAGACTTTTAACGATGGTCGACCCACTATAGACATGTCTGACATAAGAAGATTGCTGGAAAGATCACGGACTTGTTCCATTGATGATTATAACAAATGCTCATGCTTCTATCTGAGGAAGTTGATCATCAACAAACTAGTAAACTATTATCACTGGATACTAATCCTGTTCAAGAATGGATGGTGGAGGACTACATTGTTGTTGTGGTACTTGTG GTTTGCAGGTAATGTTACATACTATGGAGGTACTCTACTGACTACATCATTGTTCCAAAATGATAAACACTGTG GATTGAAGGATGATGAAGATAACACTACTGTGTGCAGGAGGTTGAGCAGTCAAGATTATGTTGATATTGTATGGACCACTTGTGCTGAGTTCCCAG GTGTTGTGTGGGTTATATTTTTACTACTTATCTTGGGGAGGAAGAAATCAATGGCAATCACCACATTTCTGGCAGCTTGTTGCTTCAATTTACTCTTCATCTGTACTAGCAA AACTGTTCTGACTATTATTTTATTTGGAATTCGTTGTTTTGCTACTGCTTATTTTCAGTCCATTGGTCTTTATGCACCTGAG GTGTACCCAACTGCCATAAGAGCCTTTGGTGTGTCATTATGTTCTTCTGCTGGTCGTATAGGAGGAATGATTGCTCCATTTATTGCACAG ACATTACTGGCGTACAACTCATATGCAACCATCGGTATTCTAATTGGCATCTCAGTGTTATCATCACTGGCAGCATTACTGTTACCCATAGAGACTAAAGGACGACCAATGAAG gaTTCTGGAGGATAA
- the LOC136245356 gene encoding synaptic vesicle 2-related protein-like isoform X3 — MILSILSAAVKCDWDLSSVEEATITTVVFLGFLFGSPTWGFAADRFGRKKVLGVVLLTVFTFGMISAFAPNFPCLLLFRGLVGFGAGGIFLAPAYCLEFLPAKSRAVTFCLLEIAWAGGAILEALLALTVMTKFPSEHPWRWLLGFSAIPLLFPLTVLVFMPESPRYLIYKGEEDKAKKVLTLVAKINCSRLIPGRLVTQEVKENILKEQSYIAASSALVESSFYEDRRSTQNAVYGTTLAGDEASPHEDKEFTDDYPIIDKSDKSQTYSVSDCNKCSWSYMKKLIVNKLVSYYHWKLILFKNGWWRTTMLLWYLWFAGNVMYYGGILLTTSLFQNDEHCGLKSGEGNTTVCRRLSSQDYVDIVWTTCAEFPGAVWVIFLLLVLGRKKSMAVNTFLAACCLNLLFICASKTVLTVFLFGVRCFGTAYFQSIGLYTAEVYPTAIRAFGVALCSSAGRIGGMIAPYIAQTLLAYNSYAAIGTLIGISVLSSLTALLLPIETKGRPMKDSGG, encoded by the exons ATGATATTATCCATCTTATCAGCTGCTGTCAAATGTGACTGGGACTTGAGCTCTGTAGAAGAAGCCACCATCACCACG GTTGTGTTTTTGGGGTTTCTCTTTGGTTCCCCAACATGGGGATTTGCAGCAGACAGGTTTGGCAGGAAGAAG GTGCTGGGTGTAGTATTGCTAACTGTGTTCACATTTGGAATGATCAGTGCTTTTGCTCCAAACTTTCCTTGTCTCTTGTTATTCCGAGGATTAGTAGGATTTGGAGCAGGAGGAATATTTTTAGC TCCTGCATACTGCCTGGAATTTCTCCCTGCCAAATCTAGAGCTGTAACATTTTGCTTGCTAGAG ATTGCGTGGGCAGGAGGAGCCATCTTGGAGGCACTATTGGCATTGACTGTGATGACTAAGTTCCCCTCAGAACACCCGTGGAGATGGCTACTAGGATTTTCTGCCATACCGCTATTGTTCCCTCTGACAGTACTTGTA TTCATGCCAGAGTCCCCAAGATACTTAATCTACAAAGGTGAAGAGGACAAAGCAAAGAAGGTGTTAACTCTCGTAGCTAAGATTAACTGTAGCCGATTGATACCTGGAAGACTTGTCACTCAGGAAGTGAAAGAGAATATATTAAAAGAGCAGAGTTACATCGCAGCAAGTAGTGCTCTAGTGGAGTCTTCATTCTATGAGGATAGGAGATCAACACAAAACGCTGTTTATGGAACAACATTGGCAGGAGACGAAGCATCTCCTCATGAAGACAAAGAATTTACTGATGACTATCCGATTATTGATAAGTCTGATAAATCACAGACATATTCTGTTAGTGACTGTAACAAATGCTCATGGTCCTATATGAAGAAGTTGATTGTCAACAAACTAGTAAGCTATTATCACTGGAAACTAATCCTGTTCAAGAATGGATGGTGGAGGACTACAATGTTGTTGTGGTACTTGTG GTTTGCAGGAAATGTCATGTACTATGGAGGTATCCTATTGACTACATCATTGTTCCAAAATGATGAGCACTGTG GGCTGAAGAGTGGTGAAGGTAACACTACTGTGTGCAGGAGGTTGAGCAGTCAAGATTATGTTGATATTGTGTGGACCACTTGTGCTGAATTCCCAG GTGCTGTGTGGGTTATTTTTTTGCTACTTGTCTTGGGGAGGAAGAAGTCAATGGCAGTCAACACATTTCTAGCTGCTTGCTGTTTAAatctgctcttcatttgtgccagcAA AACTGTTCTGACTGTTTTCTTGTTTGGAGTTCGTTGTTTTGGCACTGCTTATTTTCAGTCGATTGGTCTATATACTGCTGAG GTGTACCCAACTGCCATAAGAGCATTTGGCGTGGCATTGTGTTCTTCTGCTGGTCGTATAGGAGGAATGATTGCTCCATATATTGCTCAG ACATTACTGGCGTACAACTCATATGCAGCCATTGGTACTCTAATTGGAATCTCAGTGTTATCATCACTGACAGCACTACTGTTACCCATAGAGACTAAAGGACGACCAATGAAG gaTTCTGGAGGGTGa